One genomic region from Streptomyces sp. NBC_00582 encodes:
- a CDS encoding DUF4429 domain-containing protein: MSRMGDVLAGFHAAWEFESDSVLIRYERGMRTPRLLAALGERRIPLAALSGVTLTPGRRGTVVLRAEPRAGADPLMEAAAGQLKDGSDPYRLVLPAEREVLAEYYADELRSRLEEQKEPGPAERFLVPPPQAPLSFKAYDAKASFDGRTVRFRWFWTGASSAKWKAGDQSFAVSELSGVEWRSPEVFEGHLRLVRGENAPAQADQDPGTVVFGLGYGPVHESLPFAAAVLAAVRRRGPVASVTGPRRDPSDIAERIRHLGELHQAGLVTDDEFSAKKAELLSEL; this comes from the coding sequence ATGAGCCGCATGGGTGACGTACTGGCCGGATTTCATGCCGCCTGGGAGTTCGAGTCCGACTCCGTCCTCATCCGCTACGAACGGGGGATGCGCACACCCAGGCTGCTCGCGGCGCTGGGTGAACGAAGGATTCCGCTCGCCGCGCTGTCCGGGGTGACGCTCACCCCCGGCAGGCGCGGGACCGTCGTGCTGCGCGCGGAGCCGCGGGCGGGGGCGGACCCGCTGATGGAGGCGGCGGCGGGACAGCTCAAGGACGGGTCCGACCCCTACCGGCTGGTGCTGCCCGCCGAGCGGGAGGTGCTCGCGGAGTACTACGCCGACGAGCTGCGGTCCCGGCTGGAGGAGCAGAAGGAGCCGGGCCCGGCGGAACGGTTCCTCGTGCCTCCGCCACAGGCGCCGCTGTCCTTCAAGGCGTACGACGCAAAGGCGTCCTTCGACGGGCGGACCGTGCGGTTCCGGTGGTTCTGGACGGGCGCGTCGTCGGCGAAGTGGAAAGCCGGCGACCAGAGCTTCGCCGTGTCCGAGCTGAGCGGGGTCGAGTGGCGGTCGCCGGAGGTGTTCGAGGGGCATCTGCGGCTGGTGCGGGGGGAGAACGCGCCGGCGCAGGCCGACCAGGACCCGGGGACGGTGGTGTTCGGGCTGGGGTACGGGCCGGTGCACGAGTCGTTGCCGTTCGCGGCGGCGGTCCTGGCCGCCGTACGCAGGCGTGGGCCCGTGGCCTCGGTCACGGGCCCACGTCGCGATCCCTCGGACATCGCCGAACGGATCCGGCACCTCGGGGAACTCCATCAGGCCGGGCTGGTGACCGATGACGAGTTCTCCGCGAAGAAGGCGGAACTGCTCTCCGAGCTGTGA
- a CDS encoding alpha/beta hydrolase, protein MTSFDTSPQLSLWRALPALAVVFVMLATTGWTAVRHHQGTTALKASRSAWEHGRIDGRALPDTDAAANGVARFFASLTAAQRTELAHDYALAVGNMNGAPVELRYRANRIALRQQARVERKRMHDSRLTPAGQQEAGRRMHRFEAMSGTDRHILAFDPEGSGRAAEVFGDLDTAERVSVVVPGVDTDLLTFQRTNRKYSAPVGMAEALYTAEREARPSTRTAVIAWADYTSPDGLGIDSATAMRAENGAVRLNALLRALPGTSPVSLFCHSYGSVLCGVAAHTLPARVTDIAVAGSPGMRVEKAAELGTDARVWAMRDADDWVGDVPHLEVGGLGHGEDPMARAFGARVLSSQDAQGHGGYFVPGTDSLRNLADIGTGAYRSVRCADDSGVCREDLSDTTTAGRA, encoded by the coding sequence GTGACTTCCTTCGACACCTCCCCGCAACTGAGCCTCTGGCGCGCTCTCCCCGCCCTGGCGGTGGTGTTCGTGATGCTGGCGACCACCGGCTGGACCGCCGTACGCCACCACCAGGGGACCACCGCGCTGAAGGCCTCGCGCTCGGCCTGGGAGCACGGCCGGATCGACGGCCGCGCGCTGCCGGACACCGACGCGGCGGCGAACGGGGTCGCCCGCTTCTTCGCCTCCCTCACCGCCGCCCAGCGCACCGAGCTGGCGCACGACTACGCGCTCGCCGTCGGCAACATGAACGGCGCCCCCGTCGAGCTGCGCTACCGCGCCAACCGGATCGCGCTGCGCCAGCAGGCGCGGGTGGAGCGCAAACGGATGCACGACAGCCGGCTCACGCCCGCCGGGCAGCAGGAGGCCGGGCGGCGCATGCACCGCTTCGAGGCGATGAGCGGCACGGACCGGCACATCCTGGCCTTCGACCCGGAGGGCTCGGGCCGGGCCGCCGAGGTCTTCGGCGACCTGGACACCGCCGAGCGGGTCTCCGTCGTCGTCCCCGGCGTCGACACCGATCTGCTCACCTTCCAGCGCACCAACCGCAAGTACTCCGCGCCCGTCGGCATGGCCGAGGCGCTGTACACGGCCGAGCGCGAGGCGCGCCCCTCGACCCGGACGGCCGTGATCGCCTGGGCCGACTACACCTCCCCCGACGGCCTCGGCATCGACTCGGCGACCGCGATGCGGGCGGAGAACGGCGCCGTACGCCTGAACGCCCTGCTGCGCGCCCTGCCGGGGACCTCGCCGGTCTCGCTGTTCTGCCACAGCTACGGCTCGGTGCTGTGCGGGGTCGCCGCGCACACCCTGCCGGCCCGGGTGACCGATATCGCGGTGGCCGGCAGCCCCGGCATGCGGGTCGAGAAGGCGGCCGAGCTGGGCACCGACGCCCGGGTGTGGGCGATGCGCGACGCCGACGACTGGGTGGGGGACGTCCCGCATCTGGAGGTCGGCGGGCTCGGGCACGGCGAGGATCCGATGGCGCGGGCGTTCGGGGCGCGGGTGCTGTCCTCGCAGGACGCGCAGGGCCACGGCGGCTACTTCGTGCCCGGCACCGACAGCCTGCGCAACCTCGCCGACATCGGCACTGGCGCGTACCGCTCGGTGCGGTGCGCCGACGACTCCGGCGTCTGCCGGGAGGATTTGTCCGACACGACCACGGCTGGACGCGCGTAG
- a CDS encoding TetR family transcriptional regulator, with product MHTLHEPSLRERKKRRTRDALLRAAVELFVSRGYEHTTVDAIAEAVDVSQRTFFRYFAGKEEAALGLVELTVERFVQAVRERPAHEPPMEALRQAVLDGWSSINEVVESVVPVELYLRMYRVIESTPVLLAAYLRRSTEVEETLAGVIAEREGLDADTDPRPRLAVAVFSGVMRVTERQWVARAGGEFSLAGIHALTTRYLDRLAPDLLGSWREGDLEGSEA from the coding sequence ATGCACACTCTGCACGAACCGTCGCTGCGCGAACGCAAGAAACGGCGCACCCGGGACGCGCTGCTGCGGGCCGCGGTCGAGCTGTTCGTGTCGCGGGGCTACGAGCACACCACCGTCGACGCGATCGCCGAGGCCGTCGACGTCTCCCAGCGCACCTTCTTCCGCTACTTCGCCGGCAAGGAGGAGGCCGCGCTGGGCCTGGTGGAGCTGACCGTGGAGCGGTTCGTGCAGGCCGTGCGCGAGCGTCCGGCCCACGAGCCGCCGATGGAGGCGCTGCGCCAGGCCGTGCTGGACGGCTGGTCCTCGATCAACGAGGTCGTGGAGAGCGTCGTACCCGTGGAGCTGTATCTGCGGATGTACCGGGTGATCGAGTCGACGCCGGTGCTGCTCGCCGCGTATCTTCGGCGGTCGACCGAGGTCGAGGAGACCCTCGCGGGTGTGATCGCCGAGCGGGAGGGGCTGGACGCGGACACCGATCCGCGGCCGCGGCTCGCGGTGGCGGTGTTCAGCGGAGTGATGCGGGTGACGGAGCGGCAGTGGGTGGCGCGGGCGGGGGGCGAGTTCAGCCTGGCCGGCATCCACGCGCTGACGACCCGGTACCTCGACCGGCTGGCGCCCGATCTCCTCGGCAGCTGGCGCGAGGGAGATCTCGAGGGTTCCGAGGCCTGA